In Haemorhous mexicanus isolate bHaeMex1 chromosome 6, bHaeMex1.pri, whole genome shotgun sequence, a single window of DNA contains:
- the MED19 gene encoding mediator of RNA polymerase II transcription subunit 19 → MENFSALFGAAEPPPAAAAALGFGPAKAPGAGAAPPPAASAAAPPPGEDAARKAAAGPFYLLRELPGTMELTGSTNLITHYNLEHAYNKFCGKKVKEKLSNFLPDLPGMIDLPGSHDSSSLRSLIEKPPICGSSFTPLTGAMLTGFRLHAGPLPEQCRLMHIQPPKKKNKHKHKQSRTQDPVPPETPSDSDHKKKKKKKEEDPERKRKKKEKKKKKNRHSPEHPGVGSSQASSSLR, encoded by the exons ATGGAGAACTTCTCGGCGCTGTTCGGTGCggcggagccgccgcccgccgccgccgccgccctcgGATTCGGGCCCGCCAAGGCTCCGGGCGCCGGGGCCGCACCGCCGCCCGCTGCCTcggccgccgcgccgccgccgggcgAGGACGCGGCCCGCAAGGCCGCCGCCGGCCCCTTCTACCTGCTGCGAGAGCTGCCAG GCACTATGGAGCTGACGGGCAGCACCAACCTGATCACACACTATAACCTGGAGCACGCCTACAACAAGTTCTGCGGGAAGAAAGTGAAGGAGAAGCTCAGCAACTTCCTCCCCGACCTGCCCGGCATGATCGACCTGCCCGGCTCCCACGACAGCAGCAGCCTGCGCTCGCTCATCGAGAAGCCGCCCATCTGTGGCAGCTCCTTCACCCCGCTCACGGGTGCCATGCTGACCGGCTTCCGCCTGCACGCCGGCCCG CTTCCCGAGCAGTGCCGGCTGATGCACATCCAGCCGCCTAAGAAGAAGAACAAGCACAAGCACAAACAGAGCCGCACGCAGGACCCCGTCCCCCCAG AAACCCCCTCGGACTCCGaccacaagaagaaaaagaagaaaaaagaggaggatCCAGAGcggaagaggaagaagaaagagaagaagaaaaagaag aacaggcacagcccagagcacccGGGGGTGGGCAGctcccaggccagcagcagcttaCGGTGA
- the TMX2 gene encoding thioredoxin-related transmembrane protein 2 isoform X2 — MAVVAPLLALLWGLPGLCRWLAQPYYPLSALLAAAFLLVRKVPPLCRGLPSQREDGNPCDFDWREVEILMFLSAIVMMKNRRSITVEQHIGNIFMFSKVANAILFFRLDIRMGLLYLTLCIVFLMTCKPPLYMGPEYIKYFSDKTIDEELERDKRVTWIVEFFANWSSECQSFAPIFADLSLKYNCSGLQFGKVDVGRYTDVSTRYKVSTSPLTKQLPTLILFQGGTEIMRRPQIDKKGRAVSWTFSEENVIREFNLNELYQKAKKQSKPREEGPEEPPAVSAAAPQETKKDK, encoded by the exons ATGGCGGTGGTGGCGCCGCTGCTGGCGCTGCTGTGGGGGCTGCCCGGGCTCTGCCGATGGCTCGCTCAGCCCTACTACCCGCTCTCCGCGCTGCTCGCCGCCGCTTTCCTGCTCGTTCGCAAGGTCCCGCCGCTCTGCCGTGGGCTGCCCTCGCAGCGAGAGGATGGTAACCCGTGTGACTTTGACTGG agggaggtGGAGATCCTCATGTTTCTCAGCGCCATTGTCATGATGAAGAACCGGCGCTCCA TCACCGTGGAGCAGCACATCGGGAATATCTTCATGTTCAGCAAAGTGGCCAATGCCATCCTGTTCTTCCGCCTCGACATCCGCATGGGGCTGCTCTACCTCACACTCTGCATAG TGTTCCTGATGACCTGCAAGCCACCCCTTTACATGGGCCCTGAATACATCAAGTACTTCAGTGACAAGACCATCGAT gaggagctggagagggacaagCGGGTGACATGGATCGTTGAGTTCTTTGCCAACTGGTCCAGTGAGTGCCAGTCCTTTGCCCCCATCTTCGCCGACCTCTCTCTCAA GTACAACTGCTCGGGACTCCAGTTTGGGAAGGTGGATGTTGGCCGGTACACGGACGTCAGCACCAG GTACAAGGTCAGCACCTCGCCTCTCACCAAGCAGCTGCCCACCCTCATCCTCTTCCAGGGCGGGACAGAGATCATGCGGCGACCGCAGATCGACAAGAAGGGCCGGGCTGTCTCCTGGACCTTCTCTGAG GAGAATGTGATCCGGGAGTTCAACCTCAACGAGCTCTACCAGAAGGCCAAGAAGCAGTCGAAGCCGCGGGAGGAGGGGCCTGAGGAGCCCCCAGCCGTGTCAGCGGCTGCTCCTCAGGAGACCAAGAAGGACAAGTAG
- the TMX2 gene encoding thioredoxin-related transmembrane protein 2 isoform X1: protein MAVVAPLLALLWGLPGLCRWLAQPYYPLSALLAAAFLLVRKVPPLCRGLPSQREDGNPCDFDWREVEILMFLSAIVMMKNRRSITVEQHIGNIFMFSKVANAILFFRLDIRMGLLYLTLCIVFLMTCKPPLYMGPEYIKYFSDKTIDEELERDKRVTWIVEFFANWSSECQSFAPIFADLSLKYNCSGLQFGKVDVGRYTDVSTRCGECSLGEQGLLWGSPCVPPAPSGCPRLTAGLSSHRYKVSTSPLTKQLPTLILFQGGTEIMRRPQIDKKGRAVSWTFSEENVIREFNLNELYQKAKKQSKPREEGPEEPPAVSAAAPQETKKDK, encoded by the exons ATGGCGGTGGTGGCGCCGCTGCTGGCGCTGCTGTGGGGGCTGCCCGGGCTCTGCCGATGGCTCGCTCAGCCCTACTACCCGCTCTCCGCGCTGCTCGCCGCCGCTTTCCTGCTCGTTCGCAAGGTCCCGCCGCTCTGCCGTGGGCTGCCCTCGCAGCGAGAGGATGGTAACCCGTGTGACTTTGACTGG agggaggtGGAGATCCTCATGTTTCTCAGCGCCATTGTCATGATGAAGAACCGGCGCTCCA TCACCGTGGAGCAGCACATCGGGAATATCTTCATGTTCAGCAAAGTGGCCAATGCCATCCTGTTCTTCCGCCTCGACATCCGCATGGGGCTGCTCTACCTCACACTCTGCATAG TGTTCCTGATGACCTGCAAGCCACCCCTTTACATGGGCCCTGAATACATCAAGTACTTCAGTGACAAGACCATCGAT gaggagctggagagggacaagCGGGTGACATGGATCGTTGAGTTCTTTGCCAACTGGTCCAGTGAGTGCCAGTCCTTTGCCCCCATCTTCGCCGACCTCTCTCTCAA GTACAACTGCTCGGGACTCCAGTTTGGGAAGGTGGATGTTGGCCGGTACACGGACGTCAGCACCAGGTGTGGGGAGTGCAGCCTGGGCGAGCAGGGCTTGCTCTGGGgcagtccctgtgtccctccagccccctcAGGCTGCCCGAGGCTCACTGCTGGCTTGTCCTCACACAGGTACAAGGTCAGCACCTCGCCTCTCACCAAGCAGCTGCCCACCCTCATCCTCTTCCAGGGCGGGACAGAGATCATGCGGCGACCGCAGATCGACAAGAAGGGCCGGGCTGTCTCCTGGACCTTCTCTGAG GAGAATGTGATCCGGGAGTTCAACCTCAACGAGCTCTACCAGAAGGCCAAGAAGCAGTCGAAGCCGCGGGAGGAGGGGCCTGAGGAGCCCCCAGCCGTGTCAGCGGCTGCTCCTCAGGAGACCAAGAAGGACAAGTAG
- the SELENOH gene encoding selenoprotein H, with translation MAPRGRKRGAQQPAAAEAPETAGAPQKRARAQAQDEGIPGDIGPRVVIEHCKSURVFGRNAAAVSAALRGAMAHLPVDINPRPPRRNSFEVSLVKEDGSTVELWSGIGKGPPRKLKFPQPETVVEALKSNFP, from the exons ATGGCTCCCCGCGGGAGGAAGCGCGGAGCCCAGCAGCCGGCGGCGGCCGAGGCACCGGAGACGGCGGGAGCTCCGCAGAAGCGGGCGCGGGCCCAGGCCCAAGACGAGGGCATCCCCGGGGACATCGGCCCCCGTGTGGTCATCGAGCACTG CAAGAGCTGACGCGTGTTCGGGCGCAACGCGGCGGCGGTGAGCGCGGCCCTGCGCGGGGCCATGGCCCACCTGCCCGTGGACATCAacccccgcccgccgcgcaGGAACAGCTTCGAGGTGTCCCTGGTGAAGGAGGACGGCAGCA CCGTGGAGCTGTGGAGCGGTATTGGGAAGGGGCCCCCCCGCAAGCTGAAGTTTCCTCAGCCGGAGACCGTGGTGGAAGCCCTGAAGAGCAACTTTCCATAG
- the BTBD18 gene encoding BTB/POZ domain-containing protein 18 yields the protein MGSPTATPQLLYRSTRLLRTAFQHLHQQQQRADVFCDVVLWAEGEAVVAHCSVLSVCSPFFMEQLGRELPPQGCRVVLELAGLKIGVLRKLVRFFYTAELEVTQEEVHEVLAAARRLRVTELESLQLWGGRLVRLGPQRQLNRSCLHSTQEVPPVVARDTAEPGSASSGVSPQKQPHSVGHAHPSPIGRMRLRKVERWGCWEVVREVQPPAVPPPVLVGDMGVTEAQPPPDEDAREQVSECSPPRQPPSANGMQQGGDSPVSPQGCQQAAPPGTPGNDSKEEEEVDVGTGEPFLLPGTVCLWPNPSSESEEEVDVLT from the exons ATGGGctctcccacagccaccccGCAGCTGCTGTACCGCAGCACCCGCCTGCTGCGCACGGCCTTCCAGCacctccaccagcagcagcagcgagcCGACGTCTTCTGCGATGTGGTCCTGTGGGCTGAAG GTGAGGCAGTGGTGGCCCACTGCAGTGTTCTCTCCGTCTGCAGCCCCTTTTTCATGGAGCAACTGGGCCGGGAGCTGCCCCCCCAGGGTTGCAgggtggtgctggagctggcagggctgaagATTGGGGTGCTGCGCAAGCTGGTGCGCTTCTTCTACACTGCCGAGCTGGAGGTCACTCAGGAGGAGGTGCACgaggtgctggcagctgcccgCCGCCTCCGTGTCACTGAGCTCGagtcactgcagctctggggaggacGCCTGGTGAGACTGGGACCCCAGCGGCAGCTCAACCGCTCCTGCCTGCATTCCACTCAGGAAGTCCCCCCCGTGGTGGCACGTGAcacagctgagcctggcagtgccagctctggggtgtcccCCCAGAAGCAGCCACACTCTGTGGGGCACGCACACCCCAGCCCCATCGGGCGGATGAGGCTGCGGAAGGTGGAGCGttgggggtgctgggaggtGGTGCGGGAGGTGCAGCCCCCCGCCGTGCCTCCACCAGTGCTGGTGGGGGATATGGGAGTGACAGAAGCACAGCCCCCCCCGGATGAGGATGCACGGGAGCAGGTGAGCGAGTGCTCCCCACCCCGGCAGCCCCCCAGTGCAAACGGGATGCAGCAGGGTGGGGactcccctgtgtccccccagggctgccagcaggcagcacccccagggaccccaggaAATGAcagcaaggaggaggaggaggtggatgtggggacaggggagccgttcctgctccctggcacagtCTGCCTCTGGCCCAATCCCTCCTCTGAGTCAGAAGAGGAGGTAGATGTCCTCACTTAG